Genomic window (Terriglobia bacterium):
ACTTCGACGACCTCACTACATGCGTGCGCCTGGGCCGCACCGTCGCCGGCGACGAAGGCACCATGTCGCTCCAGAATCCCATCTGGCTGGAGTTCGCCCGCTCCATGGGCAGATTGCAATCCCGCCCCGCCGAGGAGGTGGCGCAACTGCTCCGCGTAGATGCCGCCTCCAAGCTCAAGGTGCTCGACATCGCCGCCGGCCACGGCATGTATGGCATCACCGTGGCGCGCCATAACCCGCACGCCGCTGTGGTTGCCGTGGACTGGCCCGGCGTCTTGCTCATTGCCCGCGAGAATGCCGAAGCCGCCGGCATCGCCGATCGCTGGCGTCCCCTGCCCGGCAGCGTCTTTGAGATCGACCTCGGAACCGGCTACGACCTCGCCCTCGTCACCGGCTTCCTGCACCACTTCGACCCACCGACCAACGCAGCCCTGCTACGCAAGATCAGGAACTCGCTCGCGCCCCGCGGCCGCGTCGCCATCGTCGAGTTCGTTCTCGACGACGATCGTGTCACTCCGCCGCCCGCTGCCCTGTTCCCCATGACCATGCTGGTCACAACCCGCTCCGGCGACGCCTACACCTTCGCCGAGTACAGCCAGATGATCGCCAACGCCGGCTTTACTTCGTGCGAACTGCACGATATCCCCAACAACTTCCAGCGCCTGATCGTGGCCAACGTTTGATGTGGCGCGGGCGCCTGATGTGACGCGGGCGCTCTCGCCCGCGAACAAGAAATGCCTACACATCCCGCAGGGCCGGTGCCTGCCGGCAACTGAAAGCAAAGGAAGGTAGGCATCCGCCGCTGCCGACAGACGAAAACCGGCAGCCTACTCCATCACTCCCGCGCTTGCATTACAATCTCCGGGGCACCCCTATGTTCAAGAAGATCCTGATCGCCAATCGCGGCGAGATCGCCGTGCGCGTCCTCCGCGCCTGCCGCGAGATGGGCATCCGCTCCGTCGCCGTCTTCTCCGAGGTCGACCGCGCCTCCCTCCACGTGCGCAAGGCCGACGAGGCCTACCACATCGGCCCCGCCACCGCCAGCGAGTCCTACCTGAACATCGACAAGATCCTCGACGTCGCCCGCCGCAGTGGCGCCGAAGCCATCCATCCCGGTTACGGCTTCCTCTCCGAAAACGCGCGCTTCGCCCAGGCCTGCTCGGATGCCGGCATCAAGTTCATCGGCCCGACCGCCGCCTCCATGGAAGCCATGGGCTCCAAGACGCGCGCCCGCCAGGCCATGGAAAAAGCCGGCGTGCCCTTCGTCCCCGGCTCCTCGCGCGGCCTCGACTTCGGCGAGACCCACAAGGTGGCCGAAAACATCGGCTATCCTGTGATGCTGAAAGCGGCGGCCGGCGGCGGCGGCAAGGGCATGCGCCTGGTGCGCTCCGCCGCCGAACTGCGCTCCGCCTTCGATGGTGCCACCAGCGAGGCCAAGCGCTCCTTCGGCGATGACGAGGTCTACGTCGAGAAGTACATCGAGAACCCGCGCCACATCGAAATGCAAATCCTCGCCGACGAGCACGGGCACACCGTCTATCTCGGCGAGCGCGAATGTTCCGTGCAGCGCCGCCACCAGAAGGTGCTGGAAGAATGCCCTTCCCCCATCGTGCCTCCGGAAATGCGCCGCAACATGGGAGAGATTGCGGTGCGCGTCGCCCATGCCGCCGGCTACACCAACGCCGGCACCGTGGAATTCCTGGTTGACCAGCAGCGCAATTTCTATTTTCTCGAGATGAACACGCGCCTGCAGGTCGAGCACCCCGTCACGGAACTGGTCACTGGCCTCGACCTCGTTCACCTGCAAATCCGCATCGCCGCCGGACAACCGCTGCCCTTCCGGCAGGAAGACATCGTGCTGCGCGGCCACGCCATCGAGTGCCGCATCTACGCCGAGGATCCGGACAACAATTATTTTCCCAGCCCCGGGCTCATTTCGCTGCTGGAAATTCCCGCCGGACCCGGCATCCGCCGCGATACCGGAATTTACGAGGGCTGGATGGTGCCCATCGAATACGATCCGCTGCTCGCCAAGCTCGTCGGCTACGGCGCCGACCGCGAGCAGGCCATCCACCGCCTGCAACGCGCCCTCTACGAATACGTGGTCGCCGGCATCAAGACCAACATCACGCTCTTCCAGCGTATCCTGATGGACCCGGATTTCCGCGCCGGCAAGCTCGACACCGGATTTCTGGATCGCCTGCTCAGCAAGCCCGCGCCGCCGCCAGGCCTCGACGATGGCGTGGACCGCACCGCCGAGCGCGAGCGCGTCGCCGCCCTCGCCGCGGGAATCTTCGCTGCCGTGGAAAGCGCCGCCCCAAAACCTGCCAACGGCGCCGCCGCGAACGGCACGGCTCCGACGAAGACTTCGGCATGGAAACAAGCGGCGCGGGTCGAGGCACTGCGTAACGTCTGAGAAATAATATGAATTGGGCCGATCAACTCGCGCTTGGCACTTGGCAGGGTAAAGAGAAATTTCCCCAGCGGTTGCCCCACCCTTGTCTCGCCCGGGCTTGGCGAGATGGGGTGGGGATTTGCATTGCTGCCAAAGGCCAACAGCCACCGACGACCGATAACTGAGAACCGAGAACCGAGAACCGACAACGTGGTTTACGAGATCTCCATCGACGGCAAGCCCCATAAGCTCGAACTCGAGCGCGAGGGCAATCGCTGGACCTGCCACCTGGACGGCGAGACCATCCGGGCCGACGCCGTCCTGCCCAAGCACGACGTCGTTTCCATCATCATCGCCGGCACGCACTACGAGGTGAAGCGCGAGCGCACTGCCACCGACGTGCATTACTGGGTCAAGAATTCCCGCTTCGCCGTCGAAGTCCGCGATCCGCGCTCGCTGCGCAGCCGCAAAGCCGCCGCCGCCTCGGGTGAAGGCCCGCAAAAGCTGCTCGCGCCCATGCCGGGAAAAGTCGTGCGCGTCATTCTCGCGGCCGGCAGCGAGGTCGAGGCCGGCCAAGCCGTGCTCGTCGTCGAAGCCATGAAGATGCAGAACGAACTCAAGTCACCCAAGAAGGGTACCGTCAAGCAGGTGATGGTCGCCGAAGGCGCCTCCGTCACCGCCGGCGAAGTCCTCGCCATCGTGGAATAGCCCCGGCCCGCGTGGATGTAATCGCGGGTGCCCTCGCCCGCGAAATTCGCGCGATGCTAGGGACTTCGAACCGATGCGATCAACACTGACCGCTGACTGCCGCTGGCCACTGACCACTCCCCTTTGTCATTCCGAACGGCTTCAGCCGTGAGGAATCTGCTGTTCCTGAAGCCTGAAGCCTGAAGCCTGTTTTTCCACCACTAATCCACAGTCATTCCGATTGATTTCGCGCTGCACTCAGCCCACAATGGATTTTCCTTTCATGCGCGCCTATCTCTCAGGACCCATCGAATACTCGCCTGATCGCGGCAAAGGCTGGCGCGAGCAAATCACGCCGTTTCTCCGCGCTCTCGGGCATGAGGTCTACGATCCCGCCGCTGACGAGAAGAAGAACCTCACTGACGAAGAGGTCCTGGAATTCCGCAACTGGAAGACGGCCGACCTGGCGCGTTTTCAGGCCACCATGCGCAAGATCATCATCTGGGACCTGGATTGGATCCAGACCCGCTGCGACTACGTCATCTGCTACTGGACGCGGCTGCCGCACGCGGCGCCGGCACCCAGGGCGAGCTTACCTTCGCGTATCGCTGCGGCATCCCTGCGTATCTCGTGCTCGGCATGCCGGTGCGCGTGGTCAGCGGCTGGATTTTGGGTTGCGCCGGCAAGGTCTTTGACAACTTCGGGGAATTGCAGTCGTTCCTGACCCGCACCTACTCGCAGCGCTACGCCGTCAACATCGCCAAGGAGGTGCAGGCCATCGCGGCGCGGCGCCTGCCGATCGCGGATTGATGCTGAGTTGTGAGTAAGATTCGAGGTCTGAGTGCGCGTCGATAGTCGTTCGTCGTTCGCAACTTCTGGGGATTCACCGTGGATCTTTGCCAGACGTGACCAACGACTAACGGCCAACGATGGTGTTGGACCAAGGACGCTGGGTTTTTTGCTGAGAGCTGATAGCTTCCATGAATTTCGCCAAGGGCAGTCTGGGCTGGATTGAAGTGGTTTGCGGGCCGATGTTCAGCGGCAAGAGCGAGGAACTGATCCGCCGCCTGCGCCGCGCCGAGATCGCGCGCCAGCGCGTGCAGATTTTCAAGCCCGCGTTCGACGACCGCTATTCTAACGACCACATCGTCTCCCACAGCGAGCTGAAAATCCGCTCCGTGCCGGTGAAAGACGCTGCCCAGCTTGAATCCCGTCTCGACCTGCGCACCGAGGTCATCGGCATTGACGAAGCGCAATTCCTCGGCGCCGAACTGGTGGAGGTCGTCGTCCGCCTCGCCGACATGGGCAAGCGCATCGTCATCGCCGGCCTCGACACCGACTACCTCGGCCGCCCCTTCCACCCCATGCCCGAGCTGCTCGCCGTCGCCGATGAGATCACCAAGACCCTCGCCATCTGCATGCAGTGCGGCAATCCCGCCAAGCATACCCAGCGGCTGGTCGCCAGCGAAGATCTGATCGTGGTGGGTGCGGCCGGCATGTACGAAGCCCGCTGCCGCCGCTGCTTCGAACCCAATCTCGCCAGGCAGGAAGTCGAGCGCGCCGCGGCAAAGGCCTGAATATCTGCTTACGGAATCGTGCCCAGAGTCTGGAGAATGGTCTCGAGGTGCCCCACGCTTCTGTAGTCGGTGTCGTTCTCGGTGATGAATTCGATCCCGTACGTGTAGCCAGAACGGTTGCGGACAAATCCCCTGACCCTGATGGGCTGCCCAGCATAGGGAGGCGTGAACTCAACCGCGACTTGCTCGTGGAGAGACACTTCAATTCCGGCAAAGACCGCCATCCCACCGAAATTTAGTTCTTTGCCGCGACCGTGCGCGATGGCAACTTTTGTTGGTCGCTGCGCGATCAGCCGAACCGGCACATCGATTTTGTAACGCGGCCATCGGCGGATGGTCGCAAAACCGTCTTGAGGAAAGACGACTTGGATGCCCATACTGGTCGCTACAGTCTACGCCTTCCGAGCAGCACGGGAAGGTTACCGAAGTGGTGAGACCGCTGGATCCATCCCGCCTTGTCACTCCCATCCCTCCCGCCAGCTCCGATAACACCTCCACCCGAACCAGAACACCGTGCCCATCATCCCCGCCCAGGCGAGCTTGAACACCGCGGCGGCGATGCGCGTGTCGTACTGCAGCACCCCGAAGCGCGAGAACAGGTTGTACCAGTCGTGCATGGAGGGGTCGGGCATCTCGTCGCCGCTGAACGATCCGCCGCCGATGGCGATGTAGGTGAGCGCCCGCGCCCTCGCGTCGCCCATGTACTTGGCGACGTAGAGCAGGTTTTCGAACACGATCAGCAGAAACAGCGCGTAGCCCACAGCCTGCCGCCGCACATGAAACGCCAGCGCCAGCAGCAGCGGCACCAGCAGTTGCAGGATGGTCCCGCCGGCCACGCCCAGGAATTCGCCAAAGTGCCCGAACAGGGCGTGTCCGCCTTCGTGCACCACCGCGTTGCCGGAGTCGAGGAAGAGGAAGTCGCCGCCTTCCTTGCCTATCGCGTACCACAGAAAGAAGACGAAGAAGAGCATCCATCCGATGGCTTCCACCTTCGACAGCGTCAGCCATTCCGCCTGCCACACCTGGCGCAGGTAGTCGCAAAAATCGCGGAACCACTCGATGACTTGGCGCATGGAAGATTGGCGGAGATTTTAGAACAGTTTCGGCTTCGGTTGGGAGTTGGAGGTGACGGGCGGGTAGTCCGTGGCCGGTAGTCGGTAGTCCGGTGTTGGGGCGAACGCATGTGGTGTCTGCCTCGATTGCGCTGCCCTCGTCGGCGCAGGCGTTGATGGTGAAGGTGGGCGCAGATGGTTGTTCAGTGTCTTCCTCGGGGCATTGCAATTGTTCGAGCATCGCCTGCAGCATGGATTTCTGGTCGGCGAGGTCGTCGGTGCCGGTGAGCTCCTGAGTTTCCTGCTGCAGGCGCTTGAGGGTCATATACCCCTCTGGGGGTGTGTGAGTAGTGGAATCAATTGTTTAGCCACGGTATACCGTCGAAAACTCACGGTTACCGTTGGGAGCTAGTGGTCAGTGGCTGGTGGCCAGTGACGAGTAAATGTGGTAGCGACCGGGGGGAGGAAGCAGCGTTATGGAAGAGTCGGAGATGATATGGCCCCTATTCCTAGCTTAGCAAGTTGGAGGCGTAAACCCGCCACATACGGCGGCGATATATTTGATTGATTTTCAGCGGGTTAGGGGGAAATCTAGGTTTTGGGGGGTTGACAAGAAGGGCGGCGGATCGCTGCGGGAGGGTGCAGCAGCAGGCGGCGAACAGCCCAGCCAAGGAAAACTGCCTTGTGTGGGGCACGGGACGACCGCAATGCCTATGGACACGAGGTTGTTGGAATGATAGCGGCGCAGGTGCCGGGCTAAGTCAATCCCACTGGCATTACAAGCGTCGGGAAAACACTAGTATCGGCAAATGGCACCCGTTGCGTTAGACCGAATTAGACCGAATTAG
Coding sequences:
- a CDS encoding methyltransferase domain-containing protein is translated as MSAQTHPLPQPSAQAQPSPMLFFETINGYQRSAAVKAAIELELFTAIGEGATTPEAIALRCQASVRGARILADYLTVLGFIAKHHGHYALTQDSAVFLDRRSPAYIGAAIGFLTDERLKENFDDLTTCVRLGRTVAGDEGTMSLQNPIWLEFARSMGRLQSRPAEEVAQLLRVDAASKLKVLDIAAGHGMYGITVARHNPHAAVVAVDWPGVLLIARENAEAAGIADRWRPLPGSVFEIDLGTGYDLALVTGFLHHFDPPTNAALLRKIRNSLAPRGRVAIVEFVLDDDRVTPPPAALFPMTMLVTTRSGDAYTFAEYSQMIANAGFTSCELHDIPNNFQRLIVANV
- the accC gene encoding acetyl-CoA carboxylase biotin carboxylase subunit, which produces MFKKILIANRGEIAVRVLRACREMGIRSVAVFSEVDRASLHVRKADEAYHIGPATASESYLNIDKILDVARRSGAEAIHPGYGFLSENARFAQACSDAGIKFIGPTAASMEAMGSKTRARQAMEKAGVPFVPGSSRGLDFGETHKVAENIGYPVMLKAAAGGGGKGMRLVRSAAELRSAFDGATSEAKRSFGDDEVYVEKYIENPRHIEMQILADEHGHTVYLGERECSVQRRHQKVLEECPSPIVPPEMRRNMGEIAVRVAHAAGYTNAGTVEFLVDQQRNFYFLEMNTRLQVEHPVTELVTGLDLVHLQIRIAAGQPLPFRQEDIVLRGHAIECRIYAEDPDNNYFPSPGLISLLEIPAGPGIRRDTGIYEGWMVPIEYDPLLAKLVGYGADREQAIHRLQRALYEYVVAGIKTNITLFQRILMDPDFRAGKLDTGFLDRLLSKPAPPPGLDDGVDRTAERERVAALAAGIFAAVESAAPKPANGAAANGTAPTKTSAWKQAARVEALRNV
- a CDS encoding acetyl-CoA carboxylase biotin carboxyl carrier protein subunit gives rise to the protein MVYEISIDGKPHKLELEREGNRWTCHLDGETIRADAVLPKHDVVSIIIAGTHYEVKRERTATDVHYWVKNSRFAVEVRDPRSLRSRKAAAASGEGPQKLLAPMPGKVVRVILAAGSEVEAGQAVLVVEAMKMQNELKSPKKGTVKQVMVAEGASVTAGEVLAIVE
- a CDS encoding thymidine kinase; amino-acid sequence: MNFAKGSLGWIEVVCGPMFSGKSEELIRRLRRAEIARQRVQIFKPAFDDRYSNDHIVSHSELKIRSVPVKDAAQLESRLDLRTEVIGIDEAQFLGAELVEVVVRLADMGKRIVIAGLDTDYLGRPFHPMPELLAVADEITKTLAICMQCGNPAKHTQRLVASEDLIVVGAAGMYEARCRRCFEPNLARQEVERAAAKA
- a CDS encoding PilZ domain-containing protein, which gives rise to MGIQVVFPQDGFATIRRWPRYKIDVPVRLIAQRPTKVAIAHGRGKELNFGGMAVFAGIEVSLHEQVAVEFTPPYAGQPIRVRGFVRNRSGYTYGIEFITENDTDYRSVGHLETILQTLGTIP